In Maridesulfovibrio zosterae DSM 11974, a genomic segment contains:
- a CDS encoding sensor domain-containing diguanylate cyclase, translating to MSIRIKLITALTSILVLAFISLSIFNYNVSRQNAREETLNSALPLTRDNIYSEIQAGLMRPLFVSSLMANDTFLKDWASYGEKDVLQIMRYLDEIKNKYGFFSTFYVSALTNDYYYPQGILKTVSKSDSHDVWFYDFIKSGEKYNLIVDTNEAENNSLTIFINHRVVDRDGKLLGVTGVGLNMDNVSNLLKNFSDKYSKTIFLMSTDGTIQAHCQADLVGYTNIKSIAGISGIADNILSADRKEPVTFECKDDGDRIYLTSRYIPEFNWFLIVEQDENGLLKYAKDNFIRTLTIGALATFLVVVLSVLVVNYFQLRLEKQANTDELTGVANRRSFERKVNDAISLHSKNGNIFSLVLLDVDGFKAVNDQCGHIEGDVVLREISNIISSSIRETDFCARWGGDEFIILISGNDEQAFIIAERIRRQVEQIRKCSDKNSEAQDGIVVTVSCGVAQFRTGETLDSLTLRADQAMYKSKDLGKNMIIKS from the coding sequence ATGTCGATTCGAATAAAGTTAATAACTGCACTTACAAGTATCCTCGTTCTCGCGTTCATCTCACTTAGTATATTCAATTATAATGTTTCCAGACAAAATGCCCGTGAAGAAACTCTGAATTCTGCACTGCCGCTTACCCGTGACAATATTTACTCGGAGATTCAGGCAGGTCTTATGCGCCCATTGTTTGTATCATCGTTAATGGCCAACGATACCTTTTTGAAAGACTGGGCCAGTTATGGCGAAAAAGATGTTTTGCAGATTATGCGCTATTTAGATGAAATTAAAAATAAATATGGTTTTTTTAGTACTTTTTATGTTTCTGCATTAACCAATGATTATTATTACCCACAAGGGATTTTGAAGACAGTATCTAAGTCAGACAGCCATGATGTCTGGTTTTATGATTTTATTAAGTCTGGTGAAAAGTATAATCTCATTGTTGATACCAATGAGGCAGAAAATAATTCTCTGACAATTTTCATCAATCACCGGGTCGTAGATAGAGATGGGAAATTGCTGGGTGTCACTGGTGTCGGCCTTAATATGGATAATGTATCCAATCTTCTTAAGAATTTTTCTGATAAGTATTCAAAAACAATTTTTCTCATGAGCACTGACGGTACTATTCAGGCTCATTGCCAAGCTGATCTGGTTGGTTATACTAATATTAAATCTATTGCCGGCATAAGTGGTATTGCTGATAATATATTGTCTGCAGACCGCAAAGAACCTGTAACATTTGAGTGTAAGGACGATGGAGATAGGATTTATCTTACATCCAGATATATTCCTGAATTTAATTGGTTTTTAATTGTTGAGCAGGATGAAAACGGGCTTCTTAAATATGCCAAAGATAATTTTATCAGGACATTAACCATCGGGGCTCTAGCCACTTTTCTTGTTGTTGTGTTGTCAGTCCTGGTTGTGAATTATTTCCAGTTACGCTTGGAAAAGCAGGCTAATACTGACGAGCTTACCGGAGTTGCAAACCGCAGATCATTTGAGCGCAAAGTGAATGATGCCATAAGTCTGCATAGCAAAAACGGAAATATATTTTCACTCGTATTACTTGATGTCGATGGATTCAAGGCTGTTAATGATCAGTGCGGACATATTGAGGGAGATGTTGTACTGCGGGAAATTTCAAATATAATCTCTTCGTCGATTCGTGAAACAGATTTCTGTGCACGATGGGGCGGGGATGAATTTATTATCCTCATTTCAGGAAATGATGAACAAGCTTTCATTATTGCTGAACGCATCAGGAGACAAGTTGAACAGATTCGAAAATGTTCAGATAAAAACTCAGAAGCACAAGATGGGATAGTCGTAACAGTCAGTTGCGGTGTAGCTCAGTTCAGAACAGGGGAAACTCTGGATTCACTGACCCTCAGAGCTGATCAGGCCATGTATAAATCAAAGGATCTTGGTAAAAATATGATCATAAAAAGTTAA
- the ruvB gene encoding Holliday junction branch migration DNA helicase RuvB: protein MLENNGTDDHIRPQRLTDFIGQDDLRDNLDVFIQAARGRGTAMDHALFYGNPGLGKTTLARIISSELGVNLISTSGPVLERSGDLAAILTNLSRNDILFIDEIHRVPATVEEVLYPAMEDYNIDLIIGQGPAARTVKIDLEPFTLVGATTRLGLLTSPLRDRFGCIFRLEFYSPEELARIVIRAARIFDLKVTEEGALIIGKRSRGTPRIANRLLRRVRDYATVHGDGIVNAELADMALDRLDVDPLGLDYMDRKILNVLIDQFGGGPVGVKTIAVACSEEVRTIEEIYEPYLIQCGFLKRTSRGRVATAKAYQHLQKITGAGRLF, encoded by the coding sequence ATGTTGGAAAACAACGGAACAGATGATCACATTAGACCGCAACGACTGACTGATTTTATAGGTCAGGACGATCTGCGTGATAATCTTGATGTTTTTATTCAAGCGGCCCGCGGACGCGGAACTGCCATGGATCATGCCCTCTTTTACGGAAATCCGGGACTTGGCAAGACAACTCTTGCCCGTATTATCTCATCAGAGCTCGGGGTAAATCTTATCTCCACCTCCGGTCCGGTTTTGGAACGCAGTGGTGACCTTGCAGCTATTCTAACCAATCTTTCCCGTAATGATATCCTTTTTATTGATGAAATTCACAGAGTTCCGGCCACGGTTGAGGAAGTCCTCTATCCGGCAATGGAAGATTACAATATTGACCTTATCATAGGTCAGGGACCTGCTGCCCGTACTGTTAAAATAGATCTTGAACCATTTACTCTGGTCGGTGCTACAACTCGTCTTGGGCTTCTGACTTCTCCTTTGCGTGATCGGTTTGGATGTATTTTTCGTCTGGAATTTTATTCACCGGAAGAGCTTGCCCGAATTGTTATCCGTGCTGCCCGAATTTTTGATCTGAAAGTTACTGAAGAAGGCGCGCTTATCATAGGAAAGCGCTCTCGCGGTACTCCGCGTATTGCCAACCGTCTTCTTAGACGTGTCCGTGACTATGCTACTGTGCATGGTGACGGGATAGTCAATGCTGAGCTTGCTGATATGGCTCTTGACCGTCTTGATGTTGATCCACTGGGGCTTGATTATATGGACCGCAAGATTCTTAATGTACTCATCGATCAGTTTGGTGGCGGTCCTGTTGGAGTTAAAACTATCGCCGTTGCCTGTTCTGAGGAAGTGCGTACAATTGAAGAAATTTACGAGCCATACCTTATTCAATGTGGATTTCTTAAAAGAACATCACGAGGTCGCGTCGCTACCGCTAAGGCTTATCAGCATTTACAGAAAATAACCGGAGCAGGTAGACTTTTTTAG
- the ruvA gene encoding Holliday junction branch migration protein RuvA: MIAYIHGKLLEATDKSCIILTPGGVGYELFLTISALSTLPEAGSDMVFYVHSVIREDAFDLYGFPCFDDREVFRTLISIDRLGPKKALAILSQFNPKELQDIVFREDVKSMAIVPGIGPKSARQILWSLKDKMETLKSATIRSGACPTEGDRSEFLDALSGLRNLGYADDEVREFLKGIFDEEPDLDAGGAIRVALKKISQSK; encoded by the coding sequence ATGATCGCGTATATTCACGGAAAACTCCTCGAAGCTACAGATAAATCATGTATTATTCTTACTCCCGGCGGAGTGGGGTATGAGCTTTTTTTGACTATCTCAGCTCTGTCTACCTTGCCGGAAGCCGGGTCTGATATGGTCTTTTATGTTCATTCTGTTATCCGTGAAGATGCTTTTGATCTTTATGGTTTTCCTTGTTTTGATGACCGTGAAGTTTTTCGTACTCTTATTTCGATTGATCGCCTCGGACCTAAAAAAGCACTTGCAATTCTATCTCAGTTTAATCCTAAAGAGTTGCAGGATATCGTTTTTCGTGAAGACGTAAAAAGCATGGCTATTGTTCCGGGAATTGGCCCTAAATCCGCCCGTCAGATCTTATGGTCCTTGAAAGACAAAATGGAAACCCTTAAAAGTGCGACTATACGAAGCGGAGCCTGTCCGACGGAAGGTGATCGCAGTGAGTTTCTTGATGCGCTCTCAGGGTTACGAAACCTCGGATATGCAGATGATGAGGTTCGGGAGTTCCTCAAAGGTATTTTTGATGAGGAACCGGATCTTGATGCTGGCGGTGCAATACGTGTGGCGCTTAAAAAAATATCTCAGAGTAAATAG
- the ruvC gene encoding crossover junction endodeoxyribonuclease RuvC: MGDSGIIIIGIDPGTRVTGFGIVRELSGQVSLVDAGTIRTDTKKPMCARLGQIYARIAELIENHSPDEAAIENVFVASNPASAIKLGQARGAAMAACAVSGLVVSGYEPTKVKQNLVGTGRADKTQVAFMVERILGVKNTKWAKDTTDALAIAVCHLNERRFARMAGK; this comes from the coding sequence ATGGGAGATTCCGGTATTATCATTATAGGTATTGATCCTGGAACCCGTGTTACGGGGTTCGGGATTGTCAGGGAACTTTCGGGTCAGGTTTCCCTTGTTGATGCCGGTACAATCCGTACTGATACCAAAAAACCGATGTGTGCTCGTTTAGGGCAGATTTATGCTCGCATTGCAGAGCTTATAGAAAATCATTCACCGGATGAGGCGGCAATAGAAAATGTTTTTGTCGCCTCTAATCCGGCTTCAGCCATCAAACTGGGACAGGCTAGAGGTGCTGCTATGGCTGCATGTGCTGTTTCCGGTCTGGTGGTCTCTGGGTACGAACCTACCAAGGTTAAACAAAACCTTGTTGGAACCGGACGTGCTGATAAGACACAGGTCGCTTTTATGGTAGAGCGTATTCTTGGTGTTAAGAATACAAAATGGGCCAAAGATACAACTGATGCTCTGGCTATTGCAGTCTGTCATCTCAATGAAAGAAGATTTGCAAGGATGGCGGGAAAATGA
- a CDS encoding YebC/PmpR family DNA-binding transcriptional regulator: MAGHSKWANIQHRKGRQDAKRGKIFTKMAKDIIIAAKGGGDPSMNASLRLAISKAKAVNMPNDKIDTAIKKGTGELAGGDIAEVMYEGYGPGGVAVLIEAATDNKNRTVAEVRHALGKGGGSMGEAGCVAWMFDKRGVMIFDSEKYTEDQLLEIGLEAGAEDVIAEDGSLEVHCAPEDFSAVQKAFEDAEFEVTSSELSYVPKNLVEVDVPNAKKLMNLMEKLEDNEDVQNVHVNADFPEELMAEMAD; encoded by the coding sequence ATGGCTGGACATAGTAAATGGGCAAACATTCAGCATAGAAAAGGTAGACAGGACGCCAAGCGCGGTAAAATTTTTACCAAAATGGCTAAGGATATCATTATCGCAGCCAAGGGTGGCGGCGATCCCAGTATGAATGCTTCACTGCGCCTTGCTATTTCAAAAGCTAAAGCAGTAAACATGCCTAACGATAAAATTGATACAGCAATCAAGAAAGGTACTGGCGAGTTGGCTGGTGGTGATATTGCTGAAGTCATGTACGAAGGTTACGGTCCCGGTGGTGTTGCAGTCCTTATCGAAGCTGCCACTGATAACAAAAACCGTACTGTTGCTGAAGTGCGTCATGCCCTCGGTAAAGGCGGCGGTTCCATGGGAGAAGCTGGCTGTGTTGCATGGATGTTTGATAAAAGAGGTGTAATGATTTTTGACAGTGAGAAATACACTGAAGATCAACTCCTTGAAATCGGTCTCGAAGCCGGTGCTGAAGACGTTATTGCTGAAGATGGCTCTCTTGAGGTTCATTGTGCTCCTGAAGATTTCAGTGCAGTGCAGAAAGCCTTTGAAGATGCCGAATTTGAAGTGACAAGTTCTGAACTTTCTTATGTGCCAAAGAACCTTGTAGAAGTTGATGTTCCCAATGCTAAAAAGCTTATGAACCTTATGGAAAAGCTGGAAGACAATGAAGACGTACAGAACGTCCATGTTAATGCCGATTTTCCTGAAGAGCTCATGGCTGAAATGGCAGACTAG
- a CDS encoding RlmE family RNA methyltransferase, whose amino-acid sequence MKQYRDHYFKRAKKDNYPARSVYKLQELDKRFNILAKGQNVMDLGAAPGSWTLFAAKKVGDEGRVLGVDIQSTDTIFPDNATFLQADVFEDSPELLAAMDKQLPYDLIISDMAPKTSGVKFADQANSLELCERARDIVPSRLKIGGNFVVKIFEGPDVKGYTDSLRKMFSKVKTFKPKSSRQESKEIFIVGLGFRGGAE is encoded by the coding sequence ATGAAACAATATCGCGATCATTATTTTAAAAGGGCTAAAAAAGATAATTATCCTGCCCGTTCAGTATATAAGCTTCAAGAATTGGACAAGCGTTTTAACATTTTAGCCAAAGGGCAAAATGTTATGGATCTTGGCGCTGCCCCCGGATCATGGACTCTTTTTGCTGCCAAAAAAGTAGGTGACGAAGGCCGTGTTCTGGGCGTTGACATTCAGTCGACCGATACAATCTTTCCAGACAACGCAACTTTTTTGCAGGCTGATGTTTTTGAAGATTCTCCAGAACTTCTTGCTGCAATGGATAAACAGCTTCCGTATGACCTTATCATCAGTGATATGGCTCCGAAAACTTCCGGTGTAAAATTTGCTGATCAGGCCAATTCTCTCGAACTTTGTGAGAGGGCTCGAGATATTGTTCCAAGCAGGCTTAAGATTGGGGGGAATTTTGTCGTGAAAATTTTTGAAGGCCCCGATGTTAAAGGCTACACTGATTCATTGAGAAAGATGTTTTCCAAGGTGAAAACATTCAAGCCTAAAAGCTCCAGACAGGAAAGTAAGGAGATTTTCATTGTAGGGCTTGGCTTTCGCGGCGGGGCAGAGTAA
- a CDS encoding glycosyltransferase family protein: MPDGTEYFQDLGGSGEILFLGLGPVPETALKLFPDNSTIYYIECPDFESQTLSRKIPSAFKKIKPELLSTTAHRIILYTPNKMLFPSFWGPILAQLVIRQTGVNKKVRKKTVWIPGDDNSLLVPELSKALAHADFTYSVIDPDAMRKNLLSMLDQELPELVLSINFIGLDNTGETYFMLREAGVKVVVWFVDNPFHIISGIKSDYWKQVPLMVTDHWFIQHLKQLGSIKVEHLPLGTDPDLFNADVVKFPMLDKRVVFVGRSSFPHKDSFFAGCTFTHKDYDEAVRTIGTGTKPDFEWWAKRDMLHKFWPGRKVRETGFRAEQSGLLWRSCILNAAGENLTLFGDEGWKKQLTSTDIRPPVDYYTALPSIYAGAGINLNMTSPLLPCGLTQRNFDVWAVGGLLLTDYTPGLSIFPDELVQECSFISPDELPALCDKFMTLPKLKKSLSKFWRNLILKKHTYHNRITNLLNFIQ; this comes from the coding sequence TTGCCCGATGGGACTGAATACTTTCAGGACCTAGGCGGTAGCGGTGAAATTTTATTCTTAGGGTTGGGACCTGTGCCGGAAACAGCTTTAAAACTTTTTCCTGACAACAGCACTATTTATTATATAGAATGTCCTGACTTCGAATCACAAACCCTTTCGAGAAAAATCCCTTCCGCATTCAAAAAGATTAAACCGGAGCTATTATCCACAACTGCACACAGAATTATTTTATACACTCCGAACAAAATGCTTTTCCCATCATTCTGGGGTCCGATACTTGCTCAACTGGTAATCAGGCAAACCGGAGTGAATAAAAAAGTACGAAAAAAGACAGTATGGATTCCAGGAGATGATAATTCTCTATTAGTACCGGAACTCTCAAAAGCCCTTGCACATGCCGACTTCACATACAGTGTTATCGATCCGGATGCAATGCGCAAAAACCTGCTTTCCATGCTAGATCAGGAATTACCGGAACTGGTTCTGAGTATTAATTTTATAGGACTGGACAATACAGGCGAAACATATTTCATGCTTAGAGAGGCTGGTGTCAAGGTAGTTGTCTGGTTTGTAGACAATCCATTCCATATTATTTCAGGCATTAAATCAGACTACTGGAAACAAGTCCCGCTAATGGTAACCGACCATTGGTTTATCCAGCATCTGAAACAGCTTGGATCAATAAAAGTCGAGCATCTCCCACTTGGAACAGACCCTGATCTTTTTAATGCTGATGTTGTAAAATTTCCAATGCTTGATAAACGAGTCGTCTTTGTAGGCCGTTCCAGCTTCCCTCACAAAGATAGTTTTTTTGCAGGATGTACTTTCACACACAAAGATTATGATGAAGCAGTAAGAACCATCGGAACTGGAACAAAGCCGGACTTTGAGTGGTGGGCAAAACGTGATATGCTTCATAAATTCTGGCCGGGACGCAAGGTACGTGAAACAGGATTCAGAGCCGAACAATCAGGACTGCTTTGGAGGAGCTGTATACTCAATGCTGCGGGAGAAAATCTCACCCTTTTCGGCGATGAAGGCTGGAAAAAACAACTTACTTCTACTGACATTCGTCCACCAGTAGACTACTATACAGCATTGCCATCAATCTATGCAGGAGCAGGAATAAATCTGAATATGACAAGCCCGCTTCTGCCGTGTGGACTTACACAGCGAAATTTTGATGTATGGGCTGTCGGAGGTCTGCTACTGACTGATTATACGCCCGGTCTTTCCATTTTCCCAGACGAACTTGTACAAGAATGTTCCTTCATCTCTCCAGATGAACTACCGGCACTATGTGATAAATTTATGACACTTCCTAAACTCAAGAAAAGTCTTTCAAAATTTTGGCGTAATCTAATTTTAAAAAAGCATACTTACCACAACAGAATTACTAACCTATTAAACTTTATACAGTAA
- a CDS encoding BON domain-containing protein has protein sequence MQKIHFLFLILIISCLSGCSASVLIPPLPGPLMIPSSVGSIYTAYAISTDERGFQTIIEDEMLETKIQSAILNEKGLEILDLSTYAYNGNVYIVGKYDEKEDLQRIRRLVKKNNKVNSLTTYLFSEEENSHCNNAEDYILQMSVKTALLEDDNVWGANVAVKSVDCNIILLGRVGDINEAVKARQIAGNINGVKSVKSFIRSSKQNQYLRQSKRIAFAMK, from the coding sequence ATGCAGAAAATACATTTTTTATTTTTAATACTGATAATCAGCTGTTTAAGCGGGTGCTCTGCTTCTGTACTGATACCGCCACTGCCCGGACCTCTTATGATTCCTTCTTCAGTCGGATCTATCTATACCGCATACGCCATAAGCACTGATGAGCGTGGTTTCCAAACTATTATTGAAGATGAAATGTTGGAAACCAAAATTCAGTCAGCTATTCTTAATGAGAAAGGTTTGGAAATTCTAGACCTGAGTACATACGCATATAACGGTAATGTGTATATTGTCGGCAAATACGATGAGAAGGAGGACCTCCAGCGTATACGTAGGCTTGTCAAAAAAAATAATAAAGTCAATTCTCTAACCACCTATCTTTTTTCCGAAGAGGAAAACAGCCACTGTAACAACGCAGAAGATTATATACTCCAAATGTCCGTAAAAACGGCTCTCCTTGAAGATGATAATGTATGGGGAGCTAATGTAGCTGTGAAGTCAGTAGATTGTAATATTATATTACTTGGAAGAGTTGGTGATATTAATGAAGCAGTAAAGGCCAGACAGATTGCAGGTAATATAAACGGCGTCAAATCTGTGAAATCATTTATCCGTTCAAGCAAACAAAATCAATATCTTCGACAAAGCAAAAGAATTGCCTTTGCAATGAAATAA
- a CDS encoding GntR family transcriptional regulator codes for MTTNDGLRRRVLRDDVVEHIVESIINGTLKPGDKIVETRISRELHVSQGAVREAIRDLTARGFVETEPYKGSKVRTLTVNDLHDYYAVRGELEPIAAGWAYKLNTIDIDGLYCIVDTMQAAVLRKDADVVRKADLEFHRKIVEACGNKSLIRSWEALANDYWIYTIAYKGFNSDTSLSGHAESHRLIIKAIESGDINLMKERLQSHFVNEI; via the coding sequence ATGACTACTAATGATGGACTGAGGAGAAGGGTTTTAAGAGATGATGTGGTAGAACATATTGTCGAGAGTATTATAAACGGTACTTTAAAGCCTGGCGATAAGATTGTTGAAACCAGAATTTCTCGTGAATTACACGTCAGCCAGGGGGCTGTGCGTGAAGCTATACGAGATTTAACTGCACGTGGTTTTGTTGAGACTGAACCGTATAAAGGTTCAAAGGTGAGAACTCTCACAGTTAATGATCTTCATGATTATTATGCTGTGAGAGGAGAACTTGAGCCTATTGCTGCCGGATGGGCATATAAACTCAATACAATTGATATTGACGGGCTGTACTGCATAGTTGATACAATGCAGGCAGCAGTGTTGCGCAAAGATGCGGATGTTGTACGTAAGGCTGATTTGGAATTCCATAGGAAGATTGTCGAAGCATGCGGGAATAAGTCTCTTATTCGGTCATGGGAAGCATTGGCAAATGACTATTGGATATATACAATAGCATATAAGGGATTTAACAGCGATACAAGTCTGTCAGGTCATGCAGAATCACACCGTTTAATTATTAAAGCAATTGAATCCGGTGATATCAATTTGATGAAAGAACGATTGCAAAGCCACTTTGTGAATGAAATATAA